One stretch of Plasmodium cynomolgi strain B DNA, scaffold: 0001, whole genome shotgun sequence DNA includes these proteins:
- a CDS encoding CYIR protein (putative;~vir-type antigen), with amino-acid sequence MCNYDDNPKERSMELINLCKRIACKYINLPNIVRSERNYYDRCSYFINWAQDVIKKHFKVDLASNYYYHFIFKLIDVARYISWEDLKSPPCQRLFDSDFRHWEVEKDIHDYFKNIDTLKSKIDTEADKRNSYLEYLTYIKDLYEKNYVECCDPYDVSYSNCPNYFICNPNFHPSELIAKIKPDTHVKRVIVGGQRGNPQLLSTVQALSATWTYNQNVRNASRGGDSSSLFFSSLFTGLNGAKRASKLQGKSYRYGVGGQDAYCPSGTTYDYRMHTCKTREGLSFRVVNYGKDYDPATLDNQIEYLDDIGILVPGSKGESPSKYSSFRLGLSCALGLIIIIVLYLFIKVNENCVLKCLPAICPYL; translated from the coding sequence AACTTATAAATCTTTGTAAAAGGATAGCATGcaaatacataaatttacCTAATATTGTTCGATCGGAAAGAAATTATTACGATCGCTGttcatatttcattaattggGCACAagatgtaattaaaaaacattttaaagtCGATTTAGCCAGTAATTATTACtatcatttcatttttaaacttaTCGATGTAGCTCGTTATATAAGTTGGGAAGATTTAAAATCCCCTCCTTGTCAACGTTTATTTGATAGTGATTTCAGACATTGGGAAGTTGAAAAAGATAtacatgattattttaaaaacatagatactttaaaaagtaaaattgaTACTGAAGCTGATAAACGAAATTCCTACCTAGAATATTTAACTTATATTAAAGatttgtatgaaaaaaactaCGTCGAATGTTGCGATCCGTATGATGTTTCATATAGTAATTGtccaaattattttatatgtaatcCAAATTTCCATCCGAGTGAATTGATAGCTAAAATAAAGCCCGATACTCATGTTAAAAGAGTTATAGTTGGTGGACAGAGAGGTAATCCCCAATTATTATCTACTGTACAAGCTTTAAGTGCAACTTGGACGTATAATCAGAACGTTAGAAATGCAAGTCGAGGAGGAGATTCATCgagcctatttttttcttctttatttacaGGTCTAAATGGAGCAAAAAGAGCCTCCAAATTACAAGGAAAATCATATAGATACGGTGTTGGTGGTCAAGATGCGTATTGTCCGAGTGGTACGACATACGATTATAGAATGCATACCTGTAAAACTCGAGAAGGACTTAGCTTTAGAGTAGTTAATTATGGAAAAGATTACGACCCAGCGACTCTAGATAATCAAATTGAATATTTAGATGATATAGGAATTCTAGTTCCAGGGAGCAAAGGTGAAAGTCCAAGTAAATATAGCTCTTTTCGTCTAGGACTTTCATGTGCTTTGGGATTAATTATAATCATCGTTTtatacctttttattaaagTAAACGAGAATTGTGTGTTAAAATGTTTACCTGCTATATGTCCTTacttataa